From Rhodamnia argentea isolate NSW1041297 chromosome 10, ASM2092103v1, whole genome shotgun sequence, a single genomic window includes:
- the LOC115739159 gene encoding uncharacterized protein LOC115739159 — MSGGNVKVQYDKLEEAVQVHQKALDDLVTVNSLFTAAVFVGLAFANPGKQIIEGAEQCEAGNHVARRLVKNEVISFACYLLSSLVAKALKTHLFTYLIDPPLAGDIKDKWSKVLRGSLFALSTSASIVGGVFLLISMVDMIQLRLGKIICGGTQAVHAFGALVAVNILALVIYVPFVGDTIYRSTMMFDNLT, encoded by the exons ATGTCCGGGGGCAATGTTAAAGTGCA ATATGACAAGCTGGAGGAGGCAGTGCAGGTCCATCAGAAGGCACTGGACGATCTGGTGACCGTGAACTCGCTCTTCACCGCCGCCGTCTTCGTCGGCCTGGCATTTGCGAACCCTGGAAAACAGATCATAGAGGGCGCCGAGCAGTGTGAAGCGGGAAATCACGTGGCGAGGAGGCTGGTCAAGAACGAGGTGATATCGTTCGCCTGCTATCTCTTGTCCAGCCTCGTGGCCAAAGCCCTCAAGACTCACCTCTTCACCTACCTCATCGACCCGCCCCTCGCCGGGGACATCAAGGACAAGTGGAGCAAGGTGCTGAGAGGGTCCTTGTTCGCTCTCTCCACATCAGCCTCCATCGTCGGCGGCGTGTTTCTCTTGATTTCCATGGTCGACATGATTCAGCTCCGGCTCGGCAAGATCATTTGCGGAGGCACCCAGGCGGTCCATGCTTTCGGCGCCCTGGTCGCAGTCAACATCCTCGCGCTGGTCATCTACGTTCCCTTCGTGGGGGACACCATCTATAGATCCACCATGATGTTCGACAACCTAACCTAA